One segment of Methanolinea mesophila DNA contains the following:
- a CDS encoding biotin transporter BioY — MQDTRDRALLITRTAAFTGLIAVGAWISVPFFPVPLTFQTLFVLLAGAVMRRYAVIPASLYLLLGALNLPVFHNGTAGLGILLGPTGGYMVGFVPAALIVGLAYEQERKSIRIAGLIGGSASIYAFGTVWLAFSAGLPLYEALVIGVIPFIPGDILKAYAAYLIADRLERRRWPHLPGGNGGAGT; from the coding sequence ATGCAGGACACCCGTGATCGCGCACTTCTTATTACCAGGACCGCAGCATTTACCGGTCTTATCGCCGTCGGGGCCTGGATCTCCGTACCTTTTTTTCCGGTGCCCCTCACGTTCCAGACCCTCTTCGTCCTTCTTGCCGGGGCGGTGATGCGTCGATACGCAGTTATCCCTGCTTCACTGTATCTGCTTCTGGGGGCTTTGAACCTCCCGGTATTCCATAATGGTACCGCGGGACTCGGCATCCTGCTGGGGCCGACCGGGGGGTATATGGTGGGGTTCGTCCCCGCGGCGTTGATCGTCGGGCTTGCGTACGAACAGGAGCGGAAGAGCATACGGATCGCGGGACTGATCGGGGGAAGCGCCTCAATATACGCATTCGGCACCGTGTGGCTCGCCTTTTCAGCAGGGCTCCCTTTGTACGAGGCCCTCGTGATCGGGGTAATCCCATTCATCCCCGGGGATATCCTGAAAGCCTACGCGGCGTACCTGATAGCCGATCGGCTGGAGAGGAGAAGGTGGCCGCACCTGCCCGGGGGTAACGGGGGTGCGGGTACATGA
- a CDS encoding biotin--[acetyl-CoA-carboxylase] ligase, whose amino-acid sequence MYEAAFRVLEILENSEGPVSGEQISSRLGISRSAVWKHIKELNNMGYEVSASHKEGYQLKKSSNRLLPYEVHKKLRTTFIGKKMRYLENTPSTIWKGKQLANEGDVNKLHGMVIIAEEQTGGVGRLGRAWVSPVGGIWITIVLTPKIPVDHVFMVTMASSVAVARAIRKEFDLGALIKWPNDIYIGDSKVAGLLLELSAEADTIHYCLLSIGVDVNVAPHQLSSVPNSVTSISAELGHDVDRATFLARILREFESRYLLLESGEYEAIIREWKSLSCTLDHRVEIKTMRSTFEGEAIDIDEFGALLIRKDNGKIERVIAGDCVQR is encoded by the coding sequence ATGTACGAAGCGGCATTCCGGGTGCTGGAGATTCTGGAGAACAGTGAAGGGCCTGTGTCCGGGGAACAGATCAGCAGCAGGCTGGGAATATCCCGATCAGCGGTGTGGAAGCACATCAAGGAGCTGAACAACATGGGGTACGAGGTCTCGGCATCCCACAAGGAAGGATACCAGCTGAAGAAAAGCAGCAACCGGCTGCTTCCCTACGAGGTGCATAAAAAACTCCGGACCACCTTCATCGGGAAGAAGATGCGCTACCTGGAAAATACTCCCTCAACCATCTGGAAGGGGAAACAGCTCGCGAACGAGGGGGATGTCAACAAACTTCACGGGATGGTCATCATCGCCGAAGAACAGACCGGGGGGGTAGGGAGGCTGGGCAGGGCCTGGGTCTCGCCGGTAGGAGGGATCTGGATCACCATCGTCCTAACCCCGAAGATCCCGGTAGACCACGTTTTCATGGTGACTATGGCCTCTTCGGTGGCGGTGGCCCGGGCGATACGGAAAGAATTCGACCTGGGGGCGCTGATCAAGTGGCCGAACGACATCTATATCGGTGACTCGAAGGTGGCCGGGCTCCTTCTTGAACTCTCGGCCGAGGCTGATACCATACACTACTGCCTGCTCTCTATCGGGGTGGACGTCAATGTGGCCCCCCATCAGCTCTCGAGCGTCCCGAACTCGGTCACCTCCATTAGTGCGGAACTGGGCCACGATGTCGACCGGGCAACGTTCCTGGCCCGGATCCTGCGTGAATTCGAGAGCCGGTACCTGTTGCTCGAATCCGGGGAGTACGAGGCCATTATCAGGGAATGGAAGAGCCTTTCCTGTACCCTGGACCACAGGGTCGAGATAAAAACCATGCGAAGCACCTTCGAGGGAGAAGCTATCGATATCGATGAATTCGGTGCATTGCTGATCCGGAAGGACAACGGTAAGATCGAACGGGTTATCGCCGGGGACTGCGTTCAGCGATAA